One genomic segment of Streptomyces sp. NBC_00239 includes these proteins:
- a CDS encoding peptidoglycan D,D-transpeptidase FtsI family protein: protein MSPQEPPRRRVPGPGRPRTGGERPRTAAARPRRPRPAAARNIRLGSPKPRLRLVSIGLTLVMVAFVVRLLQVQAVDASEYTAQAQKNRYATYTLAAERGRITDRSGIALATSVDAYDITADPTMFTPQESKALDAPEQAAALLGPLLDKDPKEITARLKTPNTKYVVLARRQTPQVWNQIKDLKKAFSEKAQADKRGTGPGANVLAGVFQEPSSKRVYPNGDLAAGIIGYVNAEGKGAGGLESALDEKLAGEDGELRYAQAGGRRVPTAGSHEKPAVPGADIELTIDRDIQWAAQNAITEQVRASAADRGYVIVQDTRTGEVLAMANAPGFDPNDLSKARSAAMGNAALQDVYEPGSTAKVISMAAVLEEKAAGPLTHVTVPNRLHRGDRLFKDDIDHPTWYLTLNGVLAKSSNIGTIMATGRLGKTQSDANDVLYSYLTNFGIGQPTGLDYPGESRGILAKPRDWSTSQQYTIPFGQGLSLNAMQAASVYSTIANGGVRIEPTLVRGSRGPDGRFTPAADPPKTRVVSEATAKTLAQMLESVVDDQEGTGTKARIPGYRVGGKTGTSNRVDPATGRYKGYTASFAGFAPADDPRITVYCAIQNPTRGSYFGGQICGPIYKKVMEFALKTQQIAPSGTAPAGLPVTFTP, encoded by the coding sequence GTGAGCCCCCAGGAACCGCCCCGGCGGCGCGTACCCGGCCCCGGCCGGCCGCGTACCGGCGGCGAGCGCCCCCGGACCGCCGCCGCGCGGCCCCGCCGGCCCCGGCCCGCGGCCGCGCGCAACATCCGGCTCGGCAGCCCCAAGCCCCGCCTGCGGCTGGTCAGCATCGGCCTGACCCTGGTCATGGTGGCCTTCGTGGTGAGGCTGCTCCAGGTGCAGGCCGTGGACGCCTCCGAGTACACCGCCCAGGCACAGAAGAACCGGTACGCCACCTACACCCTGGCCGCCGAGCGCGGCCGGATCACCGACCGGTCCGGCATCGCGCTCGCCACCAGCGTCGACGCGTACGACATCACGGCCGACCCCACGATGTTCACGCCCCAGGAGAGCAAGGCACTCGACGCCCCCGAGCAGGCCGCCGCCCTCCTCGGACCGCTCCTCGACAAGGACCCGAAGGAGATCACGGCCCGCCTGAAGACGCCGAACACCAAGTACGTCGTCCTGGCCCGCCGCCAGACCCCGCAGGTCTGGAACCAGATCAAGGACCTCAAGAAGGCCTTCTCGGAGAAGGCCCAGGCCGACAAGCGCGGCACCGGCCCCGGCGCCAACGTCCTCGCCGGCGTCTTCCAGGAGCCCAGCAGCAAGCGGGTGTACCCCAACGGAGACCTCGCCGCCGGGATAATCGGATACGTCAACGCCGAGGGCAAGGGCGCCGGCGGCCTCGAATCCGCCCTCGACGAGAAGCTCGCGGGCGAGGACGGCGAACTGCGGTACGCCCAGGCCGGCGGCCGCCGCGTGCCCACCGCGGGCTCCCACGAGAAGCCCGCCGTGCCCGGCGCCGACATCGAACTCACCATCGACCGCGACATCCAGTGGGCCGCGCAGAACGCCATCACCGAACAGGTCCGCGCCTCCGCCGCCGACCGCGGCTACGTCATCGTCCAGGACACCCGCACCGGCGAGGTCCTGGCCATGGCCAACGCCCCCGGCTTCGACCCCAACGACCTCAGCAAGGCCCGCTCCGCGGCCATGGGCAACGCGGCACTCCAGGACGTGTACGAACCCGGCTCCACCGCCAAGGTCATCTCCATGGCCGCCGTACTGGAGGAGAAGGCCGCCGGCCCGCTCACCCACGTCACCGTGCCCAACCGGCTGCACCGCGGAGACCGGCTCTTCAAGGACGACATCGACCACCCGACCTGGTACCTGACCCTCAACGGCGTCCTCGCCAAGTCGAGCAACATCGGCACCATCATGGCCACCGGCCGGCTCGGCAAGACCCAGTCCGACGCCAACGACGTCCTGTACTCGTACCTGACGAACTTCGGCATCGGGCAGCCCACCGGCCTCGACTACCCCGGTGAATCCCGCGGCATCCTCGCCAAGCCCCGCGACTGGTCCACCTCGCAGCAGTACACGATCCCCTTCGGTCAGGGCCTGTCCCTCAACGCCATGCAGGCGGCCTCCGTGTACTCGACCATCGCCAACGGCGGCGTCCGCATCGAACCCACCCTGGTGCGCGGCAGCCGCGGCCCCGACGGCCGGTTCACGCCGGCCGCCGACCCCCCCAAGACCCGGGTCGTCAGCGAGGCCACCGCCAAGACGCTCGCCCAGATGCTCGAATCGGTCGTCGACGACCAGGAGGGCACCGGAACCAAGGCGCGCATCCCCGGCTACCGCGTCGGCGGCAAGACGGGAACGTCCAACCGGGTGGATCCGGCCACCGGCCGCTACAAGGGCTACACCGCTTCCTTCGCCGGCTTCGCCCCCGCCGACGACCCGCGGATCACCGTCTACTGCGCCATCCAGAACCCGACCAGGGGCAGCTACTTCGGCGGCCAGATCTGCGGCCCCATCTACAAGAAGGTCATGGAGTTCGCCCTCAAGACCCAGCAGATCGCCCCCTCCGGCACCGCCCCGGCAGGACTGCCGGTCACCTTCACCCCGTAA
- a CDS encoding UDP-N-acetylmuramoyl-L-alanyl-D-glutamate--2,6-diaminopimelate ligase: MTTITQDPGNHRTPAPSIPGGPGAPGTLTAVPHADQPRTAQKDAPAVPPGAPRPATLRPTPLGELAALLGTDVTASAPAEITGITHDSRAVRPGDVYAALPGARLHGADFAAQAAGLGAAAVLTDPAGAERAAATGLPVLVVPDPRARMGELAAAIYRSPGSELLRIGITGTSGKTTTAYLVEGGLRGAGRSTGLIGTVEMRIGDERIKSERTTPEATDLQALFAVMRERGVEAVAMEVSSHALVLGRVDGTVFDVAVFNNLSPEHMEFHSDMEDYFQAKAQLFTERRARLGVVNLDDEYGRRLAKESAIPVVTFSADGDPAADWRAEDVVSGPVGSTLVLTGPGGVRVRATAPLPGPFNVANTVAAIVTLAAAGIDPQAAADGVAAVPGVPGRLERVDAGQPYLAVVDYAHKTDAVESVLRALRKVTEGRLHIVIGCGGDRDQTKRGPMGAAAARLADTTVLTSDNPRSEDPLAILAAMFEGAVSVPAADRGDVLVDPDRAAAIAAAVARAEPGDTVLVAGKGHEQGQDTGGVVRPFDDRQVLRAAIEAQREHARQAEV; encoded by the coding sequence GTGACGACGATCACCCAGGACCCCGGGAACCACCGCACCCCGGCCCCCTCAATTCCCGGCGGGCCGGGTGCGCCCGGTACGCTCACCGCCGTGCCCCACGCTGATCAGCCCAGAACCGCCCAGAAAGACGCCCCGGCAGTGCCGCCGGGCGCGCCCCGGCCCGCGACGCTGCGCCCGACCCCGCTGGGTGAGCTGGCCGCGCTGCTGGGAACCGACGTCACGGCCTCCGCCCCGGCGGAGATCACCGGCATCACGCACGACTCGCGGGCCGTGCGGCCCGGCGACGTCTACGCGGCTCTGCCCGGTGCCCGCCTGCACGGCGCCGACTTCGCAGCGCAGGCCGCCGGCCTCGGCGCCGCCGCGGTCCTCACGGACCCCGCGGGCGCCGAACGGGCCGCCGCCACCGGACTGCCGGTCCTCGTCGTCCCCGACCCGCGCGCCCGGATGGGCGAGCTGGCCGCGGCGATCTACCGCAGCCCGGGCAGCGAACTGCTGCGCATCGGCATCACCGGCACCTCCGGGAAGACCACCACGGCCTACCTGGTCGAGGGCGGCCTGCGCGGCGCCGGCCGCAGCACCGGACTCATCGGCACCGTCGAGATGCGCATCGGCGACGAGCGCATCAAGTCCGAGCGCACCACCCCCGAGGCCACCGACCTCCAGGCCCTCTTCGCCGTCATGCGCGAGCGCGGCGTCGAGGCGGTCGCGATGGAGGTCTCCAGCCACGCGCTGGTGCTCGGCCGGGTCGACGGCACCGTCTTCGACGTCGCCGTCTTCAACAACCTCAGCCCGGAGCACATGGAGTTCCACTCCGACATGGAGGACTACTTCCAGGCGAAGGCGCAGCTCTTCACCGAGCGCCGCGCCCGCCTCGGCGTGGTCAACCTCGACGACGAGTACGGGCGCCGGCTGGCGAAGGAGTCGGCCATCCCGGTCGTCACCTTCTCCGCCGACGGCGACCCGGCCGCCGACTGGCGCGCCGAGGACGTCGTCTCCGGCCCGGTCGGCTCCACCCTCGTCCTGACCGGCCCCGGCGGCGTACGGGTGCGGGCCACCGCCCCGCTGCCCGGCCCGTTCAACGTGGCCAACACCGTCGCCGCGATCGTCACCCTCGCCGCCGCCGGCATCGACCCGCAGGCCGCCGCCGACGGCGTCGCCGCGGTCCCCGGCGTCCCCGGCCGCCTGGAGCGCGTCGACGCGGGCCAGCCGTACCTCGCCGTCGTCGACTACGCGCACAAGACGGACGCCGTCGAATCGGTCCTGCGCGCCCTGCGCAAGGTCACCGAGGGCCGGCTGCACATCGTCATCGGCTGCGGCGGCGACCGCGACCAGACCAAGCGCGGCCCGATGGGCGCCGCCGCGGCCCGGCTCGCCGACACCACCGTGCTGACCTCCGACAACCCGCGCTCCGAGGACCCCCTGGCCATCCTCGCCGCCATGTTCGAAGGGGCCGTCTCGGTGCCCGCCGCCGACCGCGGCGACGTACTCGTCGACCCCGACCGGGCCGCCGCCATCGCGGCGGCCGTGGCCCGCGCCGAACCCGGCGACACCGTGCTCGTCGCCGGCAAGGGCCACGAGCAGGGCCAGGACACCGGCGGCGTGGTCCGCCCCTTCGACGACCGACAGGTGCTGCGCGCCGCCATCGAGGCACAGCGCGAGCACGCCCGACAGGCCGAGGTGTAA
- a CDS encoding UDP-N-acetylmuramoyl-tripeptide--D-alanyl-D-alanine ligase, which translates to MIALSLAEIADITGGLAHDIPDPSARITGPVVKDSRDVRPGSLFVAFVGEHVDGHDYAERAVAAGAAAVLAARPVGVPAVVVPDVQEALGALARAVVERLGTDVVALTGSAGKTSTKDLIAQVLQHHAPTVWTPGSLNNEIGLPLTALQATAETRHLVLEMGARGIGHISYLTGLTPPRIGLVLNVGTAHIGEFGGREQIAQAKGELVEALPAAADGGVAVLNADDPLVRAMTSRTRARTVLFGEAPDAEVRAEDVRLTPQGQPSFTLHTPTGCSTVTLRLYGEHHVSNALAAAAVAHVLGMSVDEIARALSEAGTLSRWRMEVTERSDGVTVVNDAYNANPESMRAALRALVAMGGATRAQGGRTWAVLGPMAELGDDSLAEHDAVGRLAVRLNVSKLVAVGGREASWLQLGAYNEGSWGEESVLVSDAQAAVDLLRSELRPGDVVLVKASRSVGLERVALALLDGAAAEGQVSGR; encoded by the coding sequence GTGATCGCCCTCTCCCTCGCCGAGATCGCCGACATCACCGGCGGGCTTGCCCACGACATACCGGATCCGTCCGCACGCATCACCGGGCCCGTGGTCAAGGACTCCCGGGACGTGCGGCCCGGCAGCCTCTTCGTCGCCTTCGTCGGCGAGCACGTCGACGGCCACGACTACGCCGAGCGCGCCGTCGCCGCCGGAGCCGCCGCCGTCCTCGCCGCGCGGCCCGTGGGCGTGCCCGCCGTGGTCGTCCCGGACGTCCAGGAGGCCCTCGGCGCCCTCGCCCGCGCGGTCGTCGAGCGCCTCGGCACCGACGTGGTGGCCCTGACCGGCTCCGCCGGGAAGACCTCCACCAAGGACCTCATCGCGCAGGTCCTCCAGCACCACGCGCCGACCGTGTGGACCCCCGGCTCCCTCAACAACGAGATCGGCCTGCCGCTCACCGCGCTCCAGGCCACCGCCGAAACCCGGCACCTCGTCCTGGAGATGGGCGCCCGCGGCATCGGCCACATCTCCTACCTCACCGGCCTGACCCCGCCGCGCATCGGCCTCGTCCTGAACGTGGGCACCGCCCACATCGGCGAGTTCGGCGGCCGCGAGCAGATCGCCCAGGCCAAGGGCGAACTGGTCGAGGCCCTGCCCGCGGCGGCCGACGGCGGCGTCGCCGTCCTCAACGCCGACGACCCGCTCGTCCGCGCCATGACCTCCCGCACCCGGGCCCGTACCGTGCTGTTCGGAGAGGCGCCCGACGCCGAAGTCCGGGCCGAGGACGTCCGCCTGACGCCGCAGGGACAGCCTTCCTTCACGCTTCACACACCCACCGGGTGCAGCACGGTGACCTTGCGGCTGTACGGTGAGCACCACGTGTCGAACGCGCTCGCCGCGGCCGCCGTCGCCCATGTGCTGGGCATGTCCGTCGACGAGATCGCCCGCGCGCTCTCCGAGGCGGGCACGCTGTCCCGCTGGCGGATGGAGGTCACCGAGCGCTCGGACGGCGTGACGGTCGTCAACGACGCCTACAACGCGAACCCCGAGTCCATGCGGGCAGCGCTGCGCGCGCTGGTCGCCATGGGAGGCGCCACCAGGGCGCAGGGGGGACGTACGTGGGCGGTGCTCGGTCCCATGGCCGAGCTCGGTGACGATTCGCTCGCTGAACACGACGCGGTCGGACGGCTCGCCGTCCGGCTCAACGTGAGCAAGCTCGTCGCAGTCGGGGGCAGGGAAGCCTCCTGGCTGCAACTGGGCGCATATAACGAGGGTTCGTGGGGTGAGGAGTCGGTGCTCGTGTCCGACGCACAGGCGGCGGTCGACCTGTTGCGCAGTGAACTGCGCCCGGGAGACGTCGTGCTGGTGAAGGCGTCCAGGTCGGTCGGTCTGGAGCGGGTCGCGCTCGCGCTGCTCGACGGCGCCGCTGCAGAGGGGCAGGTCTCGGGCCGATGA
- the mraY gene encoding phospho-N-acetylmuramoyl-pentapeptide-transferase has product MRQILFAGVIGLFLTLIGTPLLIKLLARKGYGQFIRDDGPRGHAGKKGTPTMGGISFILATLIAYALTKVITSSEPTFSGVLVLFLMAGMGLVGFLDDYIKIVKQRSLGLRAKAKMAGQLIVGIAFAVLALQFSDSKNLTPASTKLSFVMDFGWSIGPVLFVIWALFMILAMSNGVNLTDGLDGLATGAAVMVFGAYTFIGVWQYQESCANAETLTNPAACFEVRDPLDLAIVASALMGACFGFLWWNTSPAKIFMGDTGSLALGGALAGLAICSRTELLVALLGGLFVLITMSVVIQVGSFRLTGKRVFRMAPLQHHFELKGWSEVLVVVRFWIIQGMCVIVGLGLFYAGWAAEK; this is encoded by the coding sequence ATGAGGCAGATCCTGTTCGCGGGAGTCATCGGGCTCTTCCTGACCCTCATCGGCACCCCGCTGCTCATCAAGCTGCTGGCGCGCAAGGGTTACGGCCAGTTCATCCGGGACGACGGCCCGCGCGGCCACGCCGGGAAGAAGGGCACGCCCACCATGGGCGGCATCTCCTTCATCCTGGCCACGCTCATCGCGTACGCCCTGACGAAGGTCATCACGTCCAGCGAGCCGACGTTCTCCGGCGTGCTCGTGCTGTTCCTGATGGCCGGCATGGGCCTGGTCGGGTTCCTCGACGACTACATCAAGATCGTCAAGCAGCGTTCGCTGGGCCTGCGGGCCAAGGCGAAGATGGCCGGACAGCTGATCGTCGGCATCGCCTTCGCGGTGCTCGCGCTCCAGTTCTCCGACTCCAAGAACCTCACCCCGGCGTCCACGAAGCTGTCCTTCGTCATGGACTTCGGCTGGTCCATCGGCCCGGTGCTGTTCGTCATCTGGGCGCTGTTCATGATCCTCGCGATGTCGAACGGCGTGAACCTGACGGACGGCCTGGACGGTCTGGCGACCGGCGCGGCCGTCATGGTCTTCGGTGCCTACACCTTCATCGGCGTCTGGCAGTACCAGGAGTCCTGCGCCAACGCGGAGACCCTCACCAACCCGGCCGCCTGCTTCGAGGTGCGCGACCCGCTGGACCTCGCGATCGTCGCCTCCGCCCTGATGGGAGCCTGCTTCGGCTTCCTGTGGTGGAACACCTCGCCCGCCAAGATCTTCATGGGCGACACCGGCTCGCTCGCCCTCGGCGGCGCGCTCGCCGGTCTGGCGATCTGCTCCCGCACCGAGCTGCTCGTCGCGCTCCTCGGCGGCCTGTTCGTCCTCATCACCATGTCCGTGGTGATCCAGGTCGGTTCGTTCCGCCTCACCGGCAAGCGGGTCTTCCGGATGGCGCCGCTCCAGCACCACTTCGAACTCAAGGGCTGGTCCGAAGTCCTTGTCGTGGTCCGCTTCTGGATCATCCAGGGCATGTGCGTGATCGTCGGTCTCGGACTCTTCTACGCGGGATGGGCAGCAGAGAAGTGA
- the murD gene encoding UDP-N-acetylmuramoyl-L-alanine--D-glutamate ligase: MGSREVTSWQGMNITVAGLGVSGISAARALAGLGARVTVVDGGDGENHRARAAELAGLGIEVRLGDADTLPEGTGLVVTSPGWKPSSPLFAAAAAAGVDVVGDVEIAWRLRGPGAAPWLAITGTNGKTTTTQMLASILRAAGLRTAAVGNIGTPIIDVVLGEQEYDVLAVELSSYQLHWAPSVRAHSAAVLNLAPDHLDWHGSMEAYAADKGRIYEGNTVACVYNVADKATEDLVVEADVEEGCRAIGFTLGAPGPSMLGVVDGILVDRAFVENRQKNAQELAEVSDVNPPAPHNIANALAAAALARAFGVEPRAVRDGLRDFRPDAHRIAHVADVAGVAYVDDSKATNTHAAEASLAAYEPIVWIAGGLAKGATFDDLVRNSAKRLRGAVLMGADRELIREALARHAPQVPVVDLDRTDTGAMLAAVREAARLAEPGDTVLLAPACASMDMFANYNARGDAFADAVRELAAESA, from the coding sequence ATGGGCAGCAGAGAAGTGACCTCCTGGCAGGGCATGAACATCACCGTCGCCGGCCTCGGCGTGAGCGGCATCAGCGCCGCCCGCGCCCTGGCCGGCCTCGGCGCCCGCGTGACCGTGGTCGACGGCGGGGACGGCGAGAACCACCGGGCCCGCGCCGCCGAACTGGCCGGGCTGGGCATCGAGGTCCGCCTCGGCGATGCCGACACCCTGCCCGAGGGCACCGGCCTGGTGGTCACCTCGCCCGGCTGGAAGCCCTCCAGCCCGCTCTTCGCGGCGGCCGCGGCCGCCGGCGTCGACGTGGTCGGCGACGTGGAGATCGCCTGGCGGCTGCGCGGCCCCGGCGCCGCGCCCTGGCTCGCGATCACCGGCACCAACGGCAAGACGACCACCACGCAGATGCTGGCGTCGATCCTGCGCGCCGCCGGCCTGCGCACCGCCGCCGTCGGCAACATCGGCACCCCCATCATCGACGTGGTCCTCGGCGAGCAGGAGTACGACGTCCTGGCCGTCGAACTCTCCAGCTACCAGCTGCACTGGGCGCCCTCGGTGCGCGCCCACTCGGCGGCCGTGCTGAACCTCGCCCCCGACCACCTCGACTGGCACGGCTCCATGGAGGCGTACGCCGCCGACAAGGGCCGCATCTACGAGGGCAACACCGTCGCCTGCGTCTACAACGTCGCCGACAAGGCCACCGAGGACCTGGTCGTGGAGGCCGACGTCGAAGAGGGCTGCCGGGCCATCGGCTTCACCCTCGGCGCCCCCGGCCCCTCCATGCTCGGCGTCGTCGACGGCATCCTCGTCGACCGCGCCTTCGTCGAGAACCGGCAGAAGAACGCCCAGGAACTCGCCGAGGTCTCGGACGTCAACCCGCCGGCCCCGCACAACATCGCCAACGCCCTCGCCGCGGCCGCGCTGGCCCGCGCCTTCGGCGTCGAGCCCCGCGCCGTCCGCGACGGCCTGCGCGACTTCCGCCCCGACGCGCACCGCATCGCGCACGTGGCCGACGTCGCCGGGGTCGCGTACGTCGACGACTCCAAGGCCACCAACACCCACGCCGCCGAGGCCTCCCTCGCCGCGTACGAACCGATCGTCTGGATCGCCGGCGGCCTCGCCAAGGGCGCGACCTTCGACGACCTGGTCCGCAACTCTGCGAAGCGGCTGCGCGGCGCCGTGCTGATGGGCGCCGACCGGGAGCTGATCCGCGAAGCGCTCGCGCGACACGCCCCGCAGGTCCCGGTGGTCGACCTCGACCGGACCGACACTGGGGCGATGCTTGCGGCGGTCCGGGAAGCGGCCCGGCTCGCAGAGCCCGGCGACACGGTCCTGCTGGCCCCCGCCTGCGCCTCGATGGACATGTTCGCGAACTACAACGCGCGGGGTGACGCTTTCGCCGACGCCGTACGCGAACTGGCCGCCGAGAGCGCCTAG
- the ftsW gene encoding putative lipid II flippase FtsW, whose protein sequence is MQRVAVGAGRRPSVPKAPGRKRSLRSPRTPRSPRPGPSGRGRGPLERFRRTYRQLRRTWDRPLTAYYLIFGSGLLITVLGLIMVYSASMIKALQLGLSASYFFQKQFLAALIGTGLLLVASRMPVKLHRALAYPALAGTVFLMVLVQVPGIGVSINGNQNWISLGGPFMLQPSEFGKLALILWGADLLARKGDKQLLSQWKHLLVPLVPVTFMLLGLIMLGGDMGTAIILTAILFGLLWVAGAPTRLFVGVLAVAGLIVAVLIKTSPHRMERLACIGATDLGPKGDCWQAVHGIFALASGGWFGSGLGASVEKWGQLPEAHTDFIFAITGEELGLAGTLSVLALFAALGYAGIRVAGRTEDPFVRYAAGGVTTWITAQAVINIGAVLGLLPIAGVPLPLFSYGGSALLPTMFAVGLLIAFAREEPAARAALAMRQPRKTGWKRTGLRWKSMRRRVKKRPSGER, encoded by the coding sequence ATGCAGCGCGTCGCGGTGGGCGCGGGGCGGCGGCCGTCCGTGCCGAAGGCACCGGGCCGGAAGCGGTCCCTGAGATCTCCGAGGACCCCCAGGTCCCCGCGGCCGGGACCGTCCGGCCGCGGCCGCGGACCGCTTGAGCGGTTCCGGCGTACGTACCGGCAGTTGCGGCGCACCTGGGACCGGCCGCTCACCGCGTATTACCTGATCTTCGGCAGTGGTCTGCTGATCACGGTGCTCGGCCTGATCATGGTGTACTCGGCATCCATGATCAAGGCGTTGCAGCTGGGACTGTCCGCCTCGTACTTCTTCCAGAAGCAGTTCCTCGCCGCCCTGATCGGCACCGGGCTGCTGCTCGTCGCCTCCCGGATGCCGGTGAAGCTGCACCGGGCCCTGGCGTACCCGGCGCTCGCCGGGACCGTCTTCCTGATGGTGCTGGTCCAGGTCCCCGGGATAGGGGTGTCGATCAACGGCAACCAGAACTGGATCTCGCTGGGCGGCCCCTTCATGCTCCAGCCCAGCGAGTTCGGCAAGCTGGCGCTGATCCTGTGGGGCGCCGACCTGCTGGCGCGCAAGGGCGACAAGCAGCTGCTGAGCCAGTGGAAGCACCTGCTGGTGCCGCTGGTGCCGGTGACGTTCATGCTGCTCGGACTGATCATGCTCGGCGGGGACATGGGCACCGCGATCATCCTCACCGCGATCCTCTTCGGACTGCTGTGGGTGGCCGGCGCGCCGACCCGGCTGTTCGTCGGCGTGCTCGCCGTCGCGGGTCTCATCGTGGCCGTGCTCATCAAGACCAGCCCGCACCGGATGGAACGGCTCGCCTGCATCGGTGCCACCGACCTGGGCCCCAAGGGCGACTGCTGGCAGGCCGTACACGGCATCTTCGCTCTGGCGTCCGGCGGATGGTTCGGTTCCGGCCTGGGCGCGAGTGTGGAAAAATGGGGACAACTACCCGAAGCCCACACCGACTTCATCTTCGCCATCACCGGGGAGGAACTGGGTCTCGCGGGGACGCTGTCGGTGCTGGCCCTGTTCGCGGCCCTAGGCTATGCGGGTATCCGCGTGGCAGGACGCACGGAGGACCCCTTCGTCAGGTATGCCGCGGGAGGCGTGACCACCTGGATCACGGCACAGGCCGTGATCAACATCGGTGCGGTGCTCGGTCTGCTGCCGATCGCCGGAGTCCCGCTCCCGCTGTTCTCCTACGGGGGTTCGGCCCTGCTGCCGACCATGTTCGCCGTCGGACTGCTCATCGCCTTCGCGCGGGAGGAACCGGCGGCGCGCGCGGCGCTCGCGATGCGACAGCCGAGGAAGACCGGCTGGAAGCGGACCGGGCTGAGATGGAAATCGATGAGACGGCGCGTCAAGAAGCGTCCGTCCGGAGAGCGGTGA
- the murG gene encoding undecaprenyldiphospho-muramoylpentapeptide beta-N-acetylglucosaminyltransferase: MHVVLAGGGTAGHIEPALALADALRRQDPSVGITALGTERGLETRLVPERGYELGLIPAVPLPRKPTPELITVPGRLRGTIKAAEQILERTKADCVVGFGGYVALPGYLAAKRLGVPIIVHEANARPGLANKIGSRYAAGVAVSTPDSKLRGARYIGIPLRRSIATLDRPAMRAEARAAFGLDPNLPTLLVSGGSQGARRLNEVIQQIAPTLQRSGIQILHAVGPKNELPRVDNMPGMPPYIPVPYVDRMDLAYAAADMMLCRAGAMTVAELSAVGLPAAYVPLPIGNGEQRLNAQPVVKAGGGLLVDDAELSTGWIQSQVLPVLADPHRLYEMSRAAAEFGRRDADELLVGMVYEAIAAHRNR, from the coding sequence GTGCATGTCGTACTCGCCGGTGGGGGGACCGCCGGCCACATCGAGCCGGCGCTCGCCCTCGCGGACGCCCTGCGCAGGCAGGACCCTTCCGTGGGCATCACGGCCCTCGGCACGGAACGCGGCCTTGAAACCCGTCTGGTGCCGGAACGCGGCTACGAGCTGGGACTGATCCCGGCCGTCCCGCTGCCCCGCAAGCCCACCCCCGAACTGATCACCGTCCCCGGGCGGCTGCGCGGCACGATCAAGGCCGCCGAGCAGATCCTGGAGCGGACCAAGGCCGACTGCGTCGTCGGCTTCGGCGGCTACGTGGCCCTGCCCGGCTACCTCGCCGCCAAGCGGCTCGGCGTGCCGATCATCGTCCACGAGGCCAACGCCCGCCCGGGCCTCGCCAACAAGATCGGCTCCCGCTACGCGGCCGGAGTCGCGGTCTCCACCCCGGACAGCAAGCTCCGCGGCGCCCGCTACATCGGCATCCCGCTGCGCCGCTCCATCGCGACCCTCGACCGGCCCGCGATGCGCGCCGAGGCGCGGGCGGCCTTCGGCCTCGACCCCAACCTGCCGACGCTGCTGGTGTCCGGCGGTTCGCAGGGCGCCCGCCGCCTCAACGAGGTGATCCAGCAGATCGCGCCGACGCTCCAGCGCTCGGGCATCCAGATCCTGCACGCGGTCGGCCCGAAGAACGAACTGCCGCGTGTCGACAACATGCCCGGGATGCCGCCGTACATCCCGGTACCGTACGTGGACCGGATGGATCTCGCGTACGCCGCCGCCGACATGATGCTGTGCCGCGCGGGCGCGATGACCGTCGCCGAACTCTCCGCCGTCGGGCTGCCCGCCGCGTACGTGCCGCTGCCGATCGGCAACGGCGAACAGCGGCTCAACGCCCAGCCGGTGGTCAAGGCCGGCGGCGGCCTGCTCGTCGACGACGCGGAGCTCAGCACCGGATGGATCCAGAGCCAGGTCCTCCCGGTGCTCGCGGACCCGCACCGGCTGTACGAGATGTCGCGCGCCGCCGCCGAGTTCGGCCGCCGGGACGCCGACGAGCTGCTGGTCGGCATGGTGTACGAGGCGATCGCCGCACACAGGAACCGCTGA